The Naumovozyma dairenensis CBS 421 chromosome 2, complete genome genome segment tttcCTGCCAATATTAACGCTGAAAATTTGGAAGATAGCAAGACTAAAACAAAACCTAACAAGAGAAAATCCGGTAACAAGACACATGGGAAATCGAAATCTGATTCCATCACATTACTTCcttatttacaaaatttgaatagtCACATGATGTCACACTCCTCCTCTACAACGAATCATGGTAATGAACAACAACTGCCTCAAATCCAACCAAAAGCGCATCAAAGATCGACTGCAAGTTCTAGTTATAACTATACTACACTCCCGCATACTCAAATCAACTATAATGTTCCTCAGTCATCACAAGATGATGCTACTACTGCCCATTTCTACAAGAATAATGTTACTACTGAAAACCCTAATGTAGTTGAGAACAATGGTCATATCCCATCTCTGCCAGATACATCATTCCCTTTTAGTTTTAGTCGATCTGGAACTTTGACTTCTAATATCAACGATATGATAAACAATGCAGGTTCATTTGTAACTCCTCCAACctcttcttttaataaCATTCAGGATTCCTCCAAAATAATCAACGACCACACGTTAACTTCAGATAGTAGTAATcctaatattaatatatcttCCGTACCTCCTGCAGATACTAAGACTAGTTCGCATTTCCCACTACAAAATGCATctcaagaacaacaacattcAGGGCctatatctttcaaaaacatTAACTACAAAAGATaatcaattgataaatGGAGAGACATATAGCATCGACGCcatttgatattattcatgttcaattttacaaataatttttttttccttatcattttttgcattcatttcatttatttttttatatgtaGTTTCATTGTAAACACcgattaattttttatccATTGCTGGAGAAAATACCTTACAAATTATCTTCGAGAAATATTAAAGGCACGataaactttttttttgggACTGAGAAATCTCCGTAGTCTACCTAGGCCCTTTCCGTACGTACATGCATATGTACCTACATACATACGTGTTACTTACGTGGAAACTATTTATAAAGGCCAAAGGGTCCTTTTCTAAAGGAAAAAACAGAACATCGTAGGAAAATTCTATAGGTAACTATCTTTTTTCCAATACCTTGTGTCTTCAATAATTAGCAGATACTTAGTGTAGGTTTGGTATTTAAGAGGGTAAATAGTGGATCGCCATTTATTACTATCGAAGAATGGACTTTAAACAAGATTACGAGTTACGAGATataaattttgatgaaaGCAGGTCAACTTCCCCAAATCTTAGGGATGTACCAGCTAGTCACTACAACAATACAAGtaaattcaaaagattCTTCGGATTAATCTTTAGAAAAATGTTAGGCGGTTCGATAAAGACAATAATTCTCAGATTGATAACTCTAGCGTTATCAATATATGTAATTGCCATCATTTCACATCCTTCAACAAGGACTGTAACAATACAATGGATTCAAGACAATACAAATTCTTTAGCGCAAGAAGTGGCTTCTGCTGATCAAATCATCGATGCTAATATTGCACcttatttcaaattcaagaaatggAATAAATCACCCGTCACGAATGTAACGTTATCCCACAAATATATAGACTATAACACGACTGGATTTGTGTGGAATTTGAACGTCCAGCCAGCAAcgaaaaatgaagaagaaattagtAGTGTTTCAGATTTTAACGTATTGAATCATGACTCTTACGAAAAATCGACAAATTGCAGCAGTTTGCAATATACAAACACAATTAAATACTCTAACTGGACCAAGTATATCGGAGATGATCTAGTAGAATTTAGAAGAGAGTTGCTTGCCTTGAAGAACGACTTAACGAAGGAAGTCACTTCAGATGATGGGGCTTCcgaaaagaagaaagatcCGAAGGCTCCTGATTTATCTGAAGAAGAGATTGTCAAGAAATACTGGTCCAAATTTGGTGCTGCTGCTGCTTGGTTAGAAAGTGAGCAATGTTATGTCGTCTATTCAAGGGTTATGTATTGGCATAGTGGTGTTAAAAAGATGCCTCATACTTCTTTAGTAAGAGCTCAAGCATTTGATAGGAATTGGAATGAAATTAAGGGTAAACAAATTCCTTATATTGACGTGAAGGCACCTAGTAGTTTAGAGAAAGAACTAGCTAGTcttgataaagaattaaatttgGCTGATTGTGATGCATTCTTGGATGTGAATCCAGAAGCATATGACGATTGTAAAGTTAGTAATGCCAAAGGTACTTTAAATGCTAAAAAGAGGAGAGAAAACATTCTCACAAAACATTTTATCACCTATCCTACAATGTTAGATGTTCCCTTCAATTCAAAAGTTGACTGGGCTGGGCCAGAAGATCCACGTGTTATAACAAGGAAAATTGATGGTATAGATGAGCCAATTGTTGTTTTTAACTTACCAATTGATGATAAGAATCAAAGAAGAATGTATGGGATCTTTCCACATAGAAGagttaataatatcataGAATTTAAAGTGCCTGATCACAAAATGAGGTACgctgaaaaaaattggacTCCATTCTTTGAACAGAGTAACCAGGCTTCTGGCACCTCCTCATTTTCGAGAGGCTCtattaattttatatattcattctTCCCAAtggaaattttcaaatgttcTCTTGATGACGGTATTTGTGAAGTTGTCTTTGAAGGTAAAGACCTAGGTTTAAGTGATGATGCGTCCTTTGGGGGTGTCAGAGGTGGTACACAATTCTTACCGTTGCCTGATGTGTTACCTAAAGTCGAAGGGAAACAATTCTGGTTCGGTTTCCCTAAATTGCATATCAATTCTTGTGGTTGTGGAGAAAAGTTTTATAGACCGATGTTGAGTCTTTTAGTAGAGGAAAATGGTGTTTATCATCAGGATTTATTGGTGCCATTTGTGGATTTCGATATGACTATTCCAAATTGGGAAGAAGACGGGACAAAGTGTGATAGTATCAATATCCTGAGTCCTAACTCTATTGCATATTGGGAAATTTTGGATCAAAACAAAGAAGATAGCAGTATTGCTGATTATTTAGCTCTTAGTGTGAGTACTTCGGATTCTAATAGtcaaatcattatattgAAGGGGGTGGCAAATTATATCCTAGGAGTTTACAAGAAGATGGACATAAAAGATACGTTCGATGTCAGCAAAGAATCTGATTCTATTATCAAGCAATCTCTCAACTGTGTTATTGATAACGCCAAAGGTGAATGTAAAGCGTATGGTCTTCTTCACGGAGAAAGTGCTCAAGAAACGTCTAAGAAATCAACTCCTCTagagaataaaaaaattagataatataCAATGAAATATCTTATAGTATCCTTAGTATGTAATAACTGTCAATAACTTAATATTTAGAATCGTGATAGTAGTATTCTTATCCACCTAGATCATTGCATCATCACTGGGTTATCGAACAGTACCATTCCTCGATGGTATGGGTCAAAGTACCGGCAAGCAAAGTTATTTGAGGATAAATACCTGAAACaggatgataataataataataataacatctactatatagatatatgCTAGATAAAACAGCCCGCAGCTGTACATTTCATTAAGTccttatattttttgagGTTTTAAATTTACTTGAATATGGAAACTAACACCTTTGGAAAATGCATTTTTAGCTCGATCTGGAGGTCTATCTATGAATGATGCAAGACAGATAACATCATCGGGAAAATACCCTAAGGACGCCAACACACCTTTTATTATCCCTAATGGCAACTCGAAAAATGGTTCTGCTAATTTCAGCTCCATCTTCGAAGCCGTTTCACTAAGAGAGAAGGATTGAATCGGTCTATACTCATAATCAATAAGATAGAATGTCCCTCTATGATtcgttttcaaattatcgATTTGTTTGCCAAATATTTGCTTCCAAACGTCTCGACATATAAATTTCATTACCATTAATAAGTCCATACCTTTGAATTTTAGATTTGGATTGTTGGTGAATACTAGAAGTTCAGACAGTTTCTTACCAAGCTGGAAGCCTATATTTCTTAATCTCTCTGAGATATTATTACATTTCTCCTCATCTTCCATTTCTGAAAGTTCCCATAACATTTTATGGGATTGATACAATGGACCATTTGTATTATAATTGGTACTAATCCTATCtgatttttcttctttaatttccttATCCTCTAGAGCCAGTTTCTCAATAGGTACCTCTTTCAAATCCCCTTTTGACGTATCCTCACTCGCTATCATCTCTAATTGGTTCTCAACAGATACCGTCATTGGGATAATCTCATTCAGTAGCATTTCATAAACATGATGACTGACTTTAGGCAGTGATTCTTGAAACAATTGGAATTGATGTTGAATCCTTTCTTGATCGGTTCCTTGGCGCTGAACTTGCGTGGGATCCATGATTATAAATCCTTAATATCTTCTTGAGTTGCGTTATctcttttttcttgatcTGTCACAAATCTTTAaaagattcattatttttaaaatgttTACTTTcctaaatttttcaatatgaaAATGTCGAGATAAataattgttattattataaaattcCCCTATATCGagaaatgaataataatatacaaagAAAAGTACTAAAAGGTAGCGATTTCATAGATCGATATAGCCCCTCAATATGAGTGCTCAATTATCGATTGGTAATGAGTTGAAGGATTCCTTTCAACAAACTCATAAATGggttgaaaataatatcaaatgGTTAAAGGAACTTGAACAATTTTATAGGGAACGTTCgaaattagaaaaagaatatagTGAGAAGTTGACACGTTTGAGTTCTGAatattttacaaagaaGAGTTCTAGTAGTGTGCCCTTATCTGTTGGTGATACACCTGCAACAACGCCTGGTTCTTTAGAGGCTGCAGGAATCGTAGCTTGGAATGAAGTTCTAGCGCAAACAGAAATGATTTCTAAGGatcataataaattagCACAAGATTTTGATACTCAAGTTGCAAATCAACTAAGTGGATTACATTCTAAACTGGATATGACTCTTGTTAAAATTGCTGGTTTCAATGGTGAGATACAGGGTAAAAGGGATAATGCGTATCAAGCAATGGAGAAGGCGAAAAAGaattatgatgatgcttGTCAATCAATGGAATTAACAAGAAGCAAATATACAAAGTCTTCTAATGAGAGGAATGAAAGGAAATTAGCTGAAAAGGAAACGGCAATGAATGTTTCCAAGAACGATTATCTAATCAAAATTAGTCTTGCCAATAGACTTAAGGacaaatattatttccaaGATATTCCTGAAGCATTAGATCTCTTACAAGATTTGAATGAAGCAAGAATActtttcttgaatgatATCTGGAAAACAGCTACTGCTGTTGAAAGAGATGCAGGTGCTCGAATTACGAAACGAGTAGATACTGTTGATGGTGTTGTTGCCCAAAACATGCCACATTTATCAACAGCAATGTATATTAAACATAATTTGAAGCAATGGAAAGAACCAGCTgattttcaatataaacCATCACCTGTATGgcatgatgatgaaaattttattgTGAAATCAAATACAGAAGTTCAGGAGCTAAAAATCAAGTTAGCCAAAAGCGAACAagattataataaattccaaGATATGACACAGGCTGAACGTTCCAAATTAGCATCATTGAATAAAACAAAGCAAGCATTGAAGAGCAACGAAAATGCTATAGATTCAAACAAATTTTATGAGAACCTAAAAAGTTATTTGTCCTTAATCTCACCATTTACCTCGCATGAAACATTGAAACTTGAAGCAGAAGTTACAATTGAAAgtattcaaaataatgtACCACAGGAATATGATCTCTCCACGGATAATATCGACGTTTCAAAACAAAAGCATAAATCAGGATTTTTCAGTAAATTTAAAcaaaatttgttgaatCCAGACAACAAACCGAAACGAACTAGTATGAACATTCATAGTGGTTCCAGTAATAGAATATCCATATTTGGATCTCAGAAACGTCCTACTTCAAGTGCAGGTGGATCCGAGGATGTGGCATCAAATGATGTTGACGATCTCTCGTCAAATTATACTACAACAACCAGCGGTGCTACATCATCACGTACAGGAATTAAGAAGAACAAAGTTTTATACGCATATGCAAAACAAGATACTGATGAAATCTCAATAAGTCCAGGTGATTCCATAAGTTTGTTAGCTGCTGATACAGGGTCTGGTTGGACGAAGATTAGAAACGACACGACAGGTGAGAGTGGATTAGTTCCAACAACATATGTCAAGATTACGGAGAACGTTGCTGTTGATGGTGGGCATGGGAACGGCCATGCACCTGCTGTTCCTCCACCTAGAAGAACTACTATGCCATCGCGAACTCTTACAGCGGCTTACTCTTATTCTGCTGctggtgatgatgaaatttcGATAAATGTTGGTGATGTTATCACCGTGATTAGAGGCGATGATGGGAGTGGATGGACTTATGGTGAACTTAACGGCAGTAAAGGGCTAGTCCCAACTAGTTATTGTAAGTGAGCAGGTACTTTACACGATTAGAAAACCTTGtagtataatatatagatagTTTTAAAAAGTAGAAGATGTTGATTACTCTCTTCTTAAAATTAAGtaatataatgaaataatgataagaaacgatattattatatatacagGTATGTGATAGTAAAGATCCTCTATGAGAGTGTCGCTGTTgtattctttctttgtacTTTATAGTCGTCTCATTTACATCttccaataatataaatgTGACGCGAATTCGGGAAAGCGAGAACTGCTCCGCGGCAATGGCAATGGCAATGGCAAAGGGcaataattattaatagtGTAAAAAGGGTTAAGAGGAATAATGTTGAAAGAACATGGGAGAGAGAGTCTATCATGGTCATATATATCAGGCAGTAAGTTTTCCTTATCATTACCAGGTTCTCTAATACCGACACCATTATCGCTATATATCACACACACACACTATTATGTCCACGACGTCGGAAGCAAATAAGACCTCTGGAAAGGTAACACCGATAACATCGCAAACTGAATCAAGAACGCCACCTCGAAAAGAGCAACAAAACACAACAAAAGATACGGTAAATTTCACACCAGATGAGAAAGACACCTCTACGTTCAAATACTATCCAGACGACCCTGAAGAAggaatgaataaatataagTTTATGATGAAGGACACGAGCGAGTACTATGATCCATGTCAAGAATCATCACAAATGAGTTTCAAATGTTTGGACCGAAATAATTTCGATAGGGATAAATGCcatgaatattttgatgCATATAGAGAATGTAAGAAACAATGGCTTATGGCAAGAAGGAATAACAGATCTCAATGGCAGAAATAAACTGCTTAATATGTGCATCATATACACTAAGTATACTGTATATCATATAGTGTATTACAGGTTACCCGGGGCACTCTCTTACcttgtaaatatatttcctcatcaaatattttttaaaagtAACACTGTAAGTAATGCCGTGAGATCTGAACCATTATCAATAATCGATGCATTTGCAGTTGTATTTGCATTTATATGTTCCAGAAGAGCATCTTCGGCATCATTGTTCTCTCCCTCTAGCTATCTAAAGAGGGTGCCGGATAAGATATTGCTATAACAAATCAATACAATTGACGTTTTTGACCTACTCTATCTAGTACGATGTCTGGTAATGATAACCCATCgtctttcaaaaatttctttataaatCATAGGAAACTAATAATCACCACGATAACAGCGGGTACTGCTGCATTTGGTGcttactattattataatcaattacaaaaattacaacCATCAGGTTCAATCTCAAAAGAAACAGCCGGTAGCACCGAGAAGAACACGAAGAACCATGACACTATTAACAACGATCTGAATACTTCATCTCCACCACCTCCAATTAGTAAAagtaaaaagaaaaaattgaagaagaaattaaagaagaaccATCAGAAAACcgatgaaaataataataataataataactcaCAATCCACTTCCTCTGCATCCTCATCTAATTCTGCATCTCCTATACTCAAACCATCATATCCATTAGATTCACAAAATGACCCAgattttaatgaaatcaataaattaatagcaaataatgaaaatttgaagagCAAGTTCGCaaaggaattgaaaaataaaggtaaccaatatttcaaatcaaaagaTAACGAAAACGCAATCAAATATTACGAATATGCATTAAGATTAGATCAAGATCCAGTCTTCTATTCAAACATTTCAGCTTGTTATTTTGCAATGAATCAACTAGATAAAGTTATCGAATCAAGTAATAAAGCTTTGGAATTGAAACCTGATTATTCAAAAGCATTATTGAGAAGAGCAAATGCATACGAAGCATTGGggaataataaagaagCATTATATGATTTCTCAATATTATCGTTATTTGGTGAATATAGTGGTCAATATTTGGAACCTTTATTAAATAGAATATTGGATAAAGTATCGACTGATGTATTACGTGCCaaattagataataaaaaaactgataattttattttgcttTCTGATTCTGCTTTGGTTTCATTTTTCGGTATATTCCCTCCTGAAACTACAATTACTAACTATAATCCAGATGATGAAGCTGATAAGGAATTAGTTCAAGGTTTGGAAGCATTAGCTAAGAAAACTTCAGAAGGATTCTTAGATGCAGATAAACATTTCATTAAGGcaaatgaattattcatggaaaaattattatcttctgAAGATAATGACGAAAACTCTGGTCTATTAGAAAAAGTCGCCATTGCATTGGAATATTCTGGTgtcttcaaatttttaaaattcgACTTATTAGGTTCAGAGACAGATCTCCAAAAGGCAATTGATTTATACCCAAGACCAAATTCATACATTTACATGGCCATGTTAGTAGCTGATAAAAATAACgataaaaatgatttagATTATTTCAAGTACTTCGATAAAGCTACGACATTAAATCCTAATTTTGCTCCGACTTATTATCACCGTGGCCAATTGTTGTTAGTAAACcaaaaatttgatgaagctgaaacatttttcttgaagGCAAAGGAATTAGATGATTCAAACGTCTACCCATATATTCAATTGGCTTGTGTAGCTTATTATAATAGCACTTTTAAGAAATGTCAAGAATTGTTTGATGAGGCAAGAACTAAATTTCCTACATTACCTGAAGTTCCAACATTTTACGCTGAGATTTTAGCTGATAAGGGTGAATTGGAAGCTGCTATGAAACAATATGATATTGCTTACCGATTGGAAACAGCTtacaaatatattcatgTAGGTATTGCTCCATTAATTGGTAAAGCTGCCGCATTGGCAAGAATTCCAACTCAAGAAAACTTTGATACCATGACTGAATTATTGGAGAAAGCATGCGAATTGGATCCAAGATCAGAACAAGCAAAGATATCTTTGGCCCAATTAAAGTTACAAACGGAAGATATCGATACTGCCATCgcattatttgaagaaaccGCTGATTTGGCAAGAACTTATCAAGATAAATTGCAAGCTACCACTTTTGCTGAAGCAGCTAAGATccaaaaaagaataaaagaaaatccCATATATGCTGCTAAAATAGAAGAAACATTGGCTACTTATAGAGCGGAtggaataatttaaatacattatttgttttagtattatttgtatGTTAGTCTGAAagtctatatataaacaatatattaatgaaaaaatgcGCAGCTAATATGAAATAGTCGTCATGTTAATTATCTCTTAGATCTATATCTTGCTTGACTTTATTCAACCAATTTTCGTATTGTTCATCTGATACTAAACTTTTATTCGGTTGAAACATTGATCCTAATTTGACGGATATGACTTCCTCGTAACTACCACCTTCAAAGCAATTATGTTTGATTTGTAAGTCACGGAACCACCTTTCACCAAtaatcaattctttaacAATCTTGATGCATTCACtaacatcatcataattATCCGCTTTCATCAAAAGGCATATCCTTTCAATTATACGGTGATCAATTCTCGGGTCTTGACGTctcttttcattaaatacAACAAAGACACAATTCATTACGAGACCGCAGACCAATTGCCATGGACAGACTAAATAGGAAGCGTAAGACATGTACTGTTCTAGAACATTGTAAGCCACGTCTTGTGGTAATTCAAATTGGTTACAAAGTTCAATAACTTCGATTGGTTTCactttataatattttctagaCAGTAGACACATTTTGGAATAAGGTCGTCCGGTTTTTTTATTAGGGCTTCTTTTCCTCCTCTTAATCAATCTTTCGGGAGATTCCTCTACATCATTATCGTCAGCATCCACACGACTCGGGGTGTCTTCATTTGCAGTCTCGAATCCTTCATCATTGTTGTATTgttcttctccttcttcttctccatCAGTATTATCATCCGTAGTATActctttattatttatggCATTAACCACACGATCTTTATCTGATGCCTGTATGgcattattttcatcatcccCTGAATCTTCTTCGAATGCTAGTTTCCTTCTTACTTTTGTAGGgctatcatcatcatttgttgAGCTTTTGGTAGGGGAATTACTTAATGACGGAACATTCTTTGAAGGTGTAACCTTTGTTGGCGCGCcaaataattctttccTCAATTGTTTAGGATCTTTAGCAGTAAATCGGCCATTATCCTTGACGGGACTATTTTTGTCATTTCGTTTCTTCTTGGGACTTGGCGTCCAACTAATATTCTTCACAGGTGAggattgaaaaatagtATTCTTGAAAATCTGTAATAAATGACGTACCTTTTTAGGTTCCAATGGTATATTATTcgttgaaaatttcaaatctggTGAATATTTCTCATGTAATTTTTCTGCTGCTATGAATGCACAGATGTGATACCTTGCAGTCTCCTCATCCGGTTTTAATGCAATCTTATTTACCGAACTTGCATATAAAGTTCCTGTTGCAGAAACAAGCTTTTTCATATCCCCATGATTCCAGTCTTGTTCACCTTTCTCAGTAAGATTAAGAATATCTCTAAGTGAACGAATTATTTGTTGATTGGACATCTTCTGTTGTTATGTTTAAAAATCACCCGTTACCAGTTTTAATGTATAACCTCTAAACCTTTCCTCTACAATTCTTTCTGGTGAAATAACAAAAGCACACAAGGGGATGCAATGGAGTCCAGCTTTATGAATTTCGATCTTATCCAGCATACATCTATTCCTTAATCGCTCTTATggctattattattatcattattcaCCATTTTGATATCTGACGTCTGAGCGAGGATGTCTGGGTCTCTTCTAGATTTAAAAAACATAACAATATggtaaagaagaataataagaaaaaacGATGTTTCCTTTGTGATGAACATTAACATTCACCTATACCACTGACAGGATCAGTTGTAATCCAAGAAAATAGAAGATTACAAGGTCTCTGGAACGTAATAGTATAGTCTGATTATTCAGTTTTTACAAATTTTAGGAAGGTGTTTTAGTTATTTCGTTGCCACTACCTTATTATGTCTGGTTATTATGGCCATTCTAACCCGCACCATCCTCCTGGGCCTTATCGATATAGAAATAATGCTACTAACAATAGGTATCAACGTCCGGAACCTATAAGACCTACTCCCGCAATTAGTAGGTACCAAACTGATTCAGAGCAGAGTGCTTCTCGATATAATAGCATAAATGGCAATGGTGCAACACAGCATCGCCAATCACGGTATCCGCCATCACAGCATCATAGTCATAATACAAGATATGACCAAACTCGTCAGCCTGTAGATAATCAGTCTTATCATCCAACTAACACATCATATGCTCGAACATTGAGGGAAGGTACCACTAAGCCATGGGTGAGATCTAGCTCTTACTCTAAACAAGAGTCTCGCTATGGTAATGAAAAACCATTACATACATCTTC includes the following:
- the NDAI0B04300 gene encoding uncharacterized protein, producing the protein MDFKQDYELRDINFDESRSTSPNLRDVPASHYNNTSKFKRFFGLIFRKMLGGSIKTIILRLITLALSIYVIAIISHPSTRTVTIQWIQDNTNSLAQEVASADQIIDANIAPYFKFKKWNKSPVTNVTLSHKYIDYNTTGFVWNLNVQPATKNEEEISSVSDFNVLNHDSYEKSTNCSSLQYTNTIKYSNWTKYIGDDLVEFRRELLALKNDLTKEVTSDDGASEKKKDPKAPDLSEEEIVKKYWSKFGAAAAWLESEQCYVVYSRVMYWHSGVKKMPHTSLVRAQAFDRNWNEIKGKQIPYIDVKAPSSLEKELASLDKELNLADCDAFLDVNPEAYDDCKVSNAKGTLNAKKRRENILTKHFITYPTMLDVPFNSKVDWAGPEDPRVITRKIDGIDEPIVVFNLPIDDKNQRRMYGIFPHRRVNNIIEFKVPDHKMRYAEKNWTPFFEQSNQASGTSSFSRGSINFIYSFFPMEIFKCSLDDGICEVVFEGKDLGLSDDASFGGVRGGTQFLPLPDVLPKVEGKQFWFGFPKLHINSCGCGEKFYRPMLSLLVEENGVYHQDLLVPFVDFDMTIPNWEEDGTKCDSINILSPNSIAYWEILDQNKEDSSIADYLALSVSTSDSNSQIIILKGVANYILGVYKKMDIKDTFDVSKESDSIIKQSLNCVIDNAKGECKAYGLLHGESAQETSKKSTPLENKKIR
- the TRS33 gene encoding Trs33p (similar to Saccharomyces cerevisiae TRS33 (YOR115C); ancestral locus Anc_2.160) — its product is MDPTQVQRQGTDQERIQHQFQLFQESLPKVSHHVYEMLLNEIIPMTVSVENQLEMIASEDTSKGDLKEVPIEKLALEDKEIKEEKSDRISTNYNTNGPLYQSHKMLWELSEMEDEEKCNNISERLRNIGFQLGKKLSELLVFTNNPNLKFKGMDLLMVMKFICRDVWKQIFGKQIDNLKTNHRGTFYLIDYEYRPIQSFSLSETASKMELKLAEPFFELPLGIIKGVLASLGYFPDDVICLASFIDRPPDRAKNAFSKGVSFHIQVNLKPQKI
- the BZZ1 gene encoding Bzz1p (similar to Saccharomyces cerevisiae BZZ1 (YHR114W); ancestral locus Anc_2.159), translating into MSAQLSIGNELKDSFQQTHKWVENNIKWLKELEQFYRERSKLEKEYSEKLTRLSSEYFTKKSSSSVPLSVGDTPATTPGSLEAAGIVAWNEVLAQTEMISKDHNKLAQDFDTQVANQLSGLHSKLDMTLVKIAGFNGEIQGKRDNAYQAMEKAKKNYDDACQSMELTRSKYTKSSNERNERKLAEKETAMNVSKNDYLIKISLANRLKDKYYFQDIPEALDLLQDLNEARILFLNDIWKTATAVERDAGARITKRVDTVDGVVAQNMPHLSTAMYIKHNLKQWKEPADFQYKPSPVWHDDENFIVKSNTEVQELKIKLAKSEQDYNKFQDMTQAERSKLASLNKTKQALKSNENAIDSNKFYENLKSYLSLISPFTSHETLKLEAEVTIESIQNNVPQEYDLSTDNIDVSKQKHKSGFFSKFKQNLLNPDNKPKRTSMNIHSGSSNRISIFGSQKRPTSSAGGSEDVASNDVDDLSSNYTTTTSGATSSRTGIKKNKVLYAYAKQDTDEISISPGDSISLLAADTGSGWTKIRNDTTGESGLVPTTYVKITENVAVDGGHGNGHAPAVPPPRRTTMPSRTLTAAYSYSAAGDDEISINVGDVITVIRGDDGSGWTYGELNGSKGLVPTSYCK
- the COX23 gene encoding Cox23p (similar to Saccharomyces cerevisiae COX23 (YHR116W); ancestral locus Anc_2.153), yielding MSTTSEANKTSGKVTPITSQTESRTPPRKEQQNTTKDTVNFTPDEKDTSTFKYYPDDPEEGMNKYKFMMKDTSEYYDPCQESSQMSFKCLDRNNFDRDKCHEYFDAYRECKKQWLMARRNNRSQWQK
- the TOM71 gene encoding protein channel TOM71 (similar to Saccharomyces cerevisiae TOM71 (YHR117W) and TOM70 (YNL121C); ancestral locus Anc_2.152), which gives rise to MSGNDNPSSFKNFFINHRKLIITTITAGTAAFGAYYYYNQLQKLQPSGSISKETAGSTEKNTKNHDTINNDLNTSSPPPPISKSKKKKLKKKLKKNHQKTDENNNNNNNSQSTSSASSSNSASPILKPSYPLDSQNDPDFNEINKLIANNENLKSKFAKELKNKGNQYFKSKDNENAIKYYEYALRLDQDPVFYSNISACYFAMNQLDKVIESSNKALELKPDYSKALLRRANAYEALGNNKEALYDFSILSLFGEYSGQYLEPLLNRILDKVSTDVLRAKLDNKKTDNFILLSDSALVSFFGIFPPETTITNYNPDDEADKELVQGLEALAKKTSEGFLDADKHFIKANELFMEKLLSSEDNDENSGLLEKVAIALEYSGVFKFLKFDLLGSETDLQKAIDLYPRPNSYIYMAMLVADKNNDKNDLDYFKYFDKATTLNPNFAPTYYHRGQLLLVNQKFDEAETFFLKAKELDDSNVYPYIQLACVAYYNSTFKKCQELFDEARTKFPTLPEVPTFYAEILADKGELEAAMKQYDIAYRLETAYKYIHVGIAPLIGKAAALARIPTQENFDTMTELLEKACELDPRSEQAKISLAQLKLQTEDIDTAIALFEETADLARTYQDKLQATTFAEAAKIQKRIKENPIYAAKIEETLATYRADGII
- the ORC6 gene encoding origin recognition complex subunit 6 (similar to Saccharomyces cerevisiae ORC6 (YHR118C); ancestral locus Anc_2.149) — encoded protein: MSNQQIIRSLRDILNLTEKGEQDWNHGDMKKLVSATGTLYASSVNKIALKPDEETARYHICAFIAAEKLHEKYSPDLKFSTNNIPLEPKKVRHLLQIFKNTIFQSSPVKNISWTPSPKKKRNDKNSPVKDNGRFTAKDPKQLRKELFGAPTKVTPSKNVPSLSNSPTKSSTNDDDSPTKVRRKLAFEEDSGDDENNAIQASDKDRVVNAINNKEYTTDDNTDGEEEGEEQYNNDEGFETANEDTPSRVDADDNDVEESPERLIKRRKRSPNKKTGRPYSKMCLLSRKYYKVKPIEVIELCNQFELPQDVAYNVLEQYMSYASYLVCPWQLVCGLVMNCVFVVFNEKRRQDPRIDHRIIERICLLMKADNYDDVSECIKIVKELIIGERWFRDLQIKHNCFEGGSYEEVISVKLGSMFQPNKSLVSDEQYENWLNKVKQDIDLRDN